One window of the Clostridium sp. MB40-C1 genome contains the following:
- a CDS encoding triacylglycerol lipase: MNKFLKKIVSSAVLAVFVSLTSFPTSVKAVDIGTQIPKAVYTGKTNNKMYLSENETTEKDNVNEKVDLKFPELNTKSITKNNSYPIVLVHGFMGFGRDELLGYKYWGGLVDVQEILNKLGCETYTATVGPVSSNWDRACELYAYIVGGTVDYGEAHAKKFGHNRYGRTYSGLYKNISDKNKIHLIGHSMGGQTIRTLTQLLSEGSEDERNYKQENLSPLFEGGKHWVHSVTTISTPNNGTTLSDSIPAGEFLSSAFGLVGKITGQSGLLSSFYDFKLDQWGLKKEKGESQLKYNKRVLQSNIWNRTKDISSYDLSTQGARELNQWVKAQPDVYYFSWITNATRESLISDHSVPQKGPMNPFFYGSARVMGSYTRDDKNLPIIDKKWFPNDGVVNSYSQDGPKLGSNDIIEQYNGQAKIGQWNVMPRIINTDHMDVIGTFGNVKDWYIDYANFLTNLEK; this comes from the coding sequence ATGAACAAATTTTTAAAGAAAATAGTAAGTTCTGCAGTATTAGCTGTTTTTGTATCTTTAACTAGTTTTCCAACAAGTGTTAAAGCAGTTGATATAGGAACACAGATACCTAAAGCTGTATATACAGGAAAAACTAATAATAAAATGTATCTAAGTGAGAATGAAACTACAGAAAAGGATAATGTTAACGAAAAAGTTGATTTGAAATTTCCAGAACTTAATACTAAGAGTATTACAAAAAATAACAGTTATCCAATTGTTTTAGTTCATGGTTTTATGGGATTTGGTAGAGATGAATTATTAGGATATAAATATTGGGGTGGTTTAGTAGATGTTCAAGAAATATTAAATAAGTTAGGTTGTGAAACTTACACAGCAACAGTAGGTCCAGTATCTAGTAATTGGGACAGGGCGTGTGAACTCTATGCTTATATAGTAGGGGGAACAGTAGATTATGGTGAAGCTCATGCTAAAAAGTTTGGACATAATAGATATGGTAGAACATACTCTGGATTATATAAAAATATAAGTGATAAAAATAAAATACATTTAATAGGTCACAGTATGGGTGGACAAACTATACGTACACTTACACAATTATTAAGTGAAGGTAGTGAAGATGAGAGAAATTATAAACAAGAAAATTTATCACCATTATTTGAAGGTGGAAAGCACTGGGTACATAGTGTGACTACAATATCAACACCTAATAATGGTACAACTTTATCAGACTCTATTCCAGCAGGAGAATTTTTGAGTTCAGCATTTGGGTTAGTAGGAAAAATAACAGGTCAAAGTGGACTTTTAAGTTCATTTTATGATTTTAAATTAGATCAATGGGGACTTAAAAAAGAAAAAGGTGAATCTCAATTAAAATATAATAAAAGGGTTTTACAAAGTAATATTTGGAATAGAACAAAAGATATATCAAGTTATGACTTGTCAACACAAGGTGCAAGAGAACTTAATCAATGGGTAAAAGCTCAACCAGATGTTTATTATTTTTCTTGGATAACTAACGCAACTAGGGAATCCTTAATTAGTGATCATTCTGTACCACAAAAGGGTCCAATGAATCCTTTTTTCTATGGATCAGCAAGAGTAATGGGTAGTTATACACGTGATGATAAAAATCTTCCTATTATTGATAAAAAATGGTTCCCAAATGATGGTGTTGTAAATTCTTATAGTCAAGATGGACCTAAACTAGGTTCAAATGATATTATAGAACAATATAATGGACAAGCTAAGATTGGACAATGGAATGTGATGCCTAGAATTATCAATACAGATCATATGGATGTAATAGGTACATTTGGTAATGTTAAAGATTGGTATATTGATTATGCAAATTTCTTAACTAATTTAGAAAAATAA